One genomic region from Argentina anserina chromosome 2, drPotAnse1.1, whole genome shotgun sequence encodes:
- the LOC126783255 gene encoding ETO1-like protein 1, translating into MRTFFPSESCKESQLNALNPQSWLQVERGKLSKLSSNSNSSSFPSSSSIESLIKVPEPPILPFYKPVDYVEVLAQIHEELELCPPQEKSNLYLLQFQVFRGLGEVKLMRRSLRAAWQKANSVHEKLVFAAWLKYEKQGEEHISDLLSSCGKCAQEFGPVDVLAQLPVDGSEPSANETISMGGNKMTRQVSFRIEDEKIVCDRQKISSLSAPFDAMLNGCFSESLSEDIDLSKNNISASGMNEINEFSKTGNLREVPPHLLLEILAFANKFCCEKLKDACDRKLASLVSSRDDAVELMEFALEENCRVLAASCLQVFLDDLPNCLNDKRVVELFKHADREQRSIMVGPGSFSLYCLLSEVAMNLDPESDITACFLERLVEFSENDRQRLLASHQLGCLRLLRKEYVEAKRLFEEALTAGHIYSVAGLARLDHIKGHKVWSYEKLSSVINSVIPLGWMYQERSLYCEDNKKWEDLEKATELDPTLTYPYMYRAATLMRKNNSEAALVEINRVLGFKLALDCLELRFCFYLALEDYKSAICDVQAILTLCPDYRMLEGKVAASQLRTLVREHIENWTTADCWLQLYDRWSSVDDIGSLSVIYQMLESDVAKGVLYFRQSLLLLRLNCPEAAMRSLQLARQHASSEHEKLVYEGWILYDTGHCEEGLRKAEESIKIKRSFEAFFLKAYALADSSEDPSCSSTVISLLEDALKCPSDRLRKGQALNNLGSVYVDCGKLDLAADCYINALKIRHTRAHQGLARVHFLKNDRAGAYEEMTRLIEKARNNASAYEKRSEYCDRELTKTDLEMVTRLDPLRVYPYRYRAAVLMDSHKEKEAIAELSKAIAFKADLHLLHLRAAFHEHIGDVMGALRDCRAALSVDPNHQEMLELHSRVNSHEP; encoded by the exons ATGAGGACCTTCTTTCCCTCCGAGTCTTGTAAAGAGTCGCAGCTCAATGCTCTCAATCCCCAGTCTTGGCTCCAAGTCGAAAGAGGGAAGCTTTCCAAGCTttcatcaaactcaaactCCTCCTCGTttccttcatcttcttctat AGAATCTCTTATAAAGGTGCCTGAGCCGCCTATACTCCCATTCTATAAGCCGGTTGATTATGTGGAGGTTTTGGCTCAAATTCATGAAGAACTTGAGTTGTGTCCTCCACAGGAGAAGTCAAATCTTTATTTATTACAGTTCCAGGTCTTTAGAGGCCTTGGAGAAGTCAAGCTGATGCGGAGAAGCCTCCGTGCAGCTTGGCAGAAAGCCAACAGTGTTCATGAGAAGCTTGTATTTGCAGCTTGGTTGAAGTATGAGAAGCAAGGGGAAGAACATATTTCCGACTTGCTTTCCTCTTGTGGAAAATGTGCACAAGAGTTTGGGCCGGTAGATGTTTTAGCTCAGCTTCCTGTTGATGGAAGTGAGCCTAGTGCCAATGAGACTATTTCAATGGGTGGGAACAAGATGACAAGACAAGTCAGTTTTAGAATTGAGGATGAGAAAATAGTTTGCGATAGGCAGAAAATATCCAGCCTTTCGGCTCCATTTGATGCCATGCTTAATGGGTGCTTCTCGGAATCACTTAGCGAGGACATAGATTTGTCAAAAAACAATATCTCAGCATCCGGTATGAATGAAATCAACGAGTTCAGTAAAACAGGCAATTTGCGAGAAGTCCCTCCACATCTTTTGTTGGAAATTTTAGCTTTTGCTAATAAATTCTGTTGCGAAAAGCTCAAAGATGCTTGTGATAGGAAACTTGCTTCCTTGGTATCTTCCAGAGATGATGCAGTGGAACTCATGGAGTTTGCACTTGAAGAGAACTGTCGTGTCCTTGCTGCATCATGTTTACAAGTTTTCTTGGATGATCTTCCTAATTGTTTGAATGACAAGCGGGTGGTGGAGCTGTTCAAGCATGCTGATAGAGAGCAGAGATCAATCATGGTTGGACCAGGCTCATTTTCACTGTACTGTTTATTGAGTGAAGTTGCTATGAACCTGGATCCTGAGTCAGATATAACCGCTTGTTTTCTGGAACGGTTGGTAGAATTTTCTGAGAATGATAGGCAAAGACTGCTGGCATCGCATCAGTTGGGATGTTTGAGGCTCTTGAGAAAAGAGTACGTTGAAGCAAAGCGTCTCTTTGAGGAAGCTTTAACTGCAGGCCATATTTATTCAGTTGCGGGTTTAGCTAGACTGGATCATATCAAAGGCCACAAAGTTTGGTCCTACGAAAAGCTGAGCTCTGTGATCAACTCTGTTATTCCTCTTGGATGGATGTACCAGGAGAGGTCATTATACTGTGAAGATAACAAGAAATGGGAAGACCTTGAGAAAGCAACTGAATTGGACCCAACTCTTACGTATCCTTACATGTATCGTGCAGCTACACTAATGAGAAAAAACAACTCTGAAGCTGCACTTGTAGAAATTAATCGGGTTCTTGGATTCAAACTTGCATTGGATTGCTTAGAGCTCCGTTTTTGTTTCTACCTTGCTCTTGAGGATTATAAATCAGCCATCTGCGACGTTCAAGCAATTCTAACTCTCTGCCCAGATTATAGGATGTTGGAGGGAAAGGTTGCAGCATCCCAACTTCGTACACTTGTCCGTGAGCATATTGAAAATTGGACAACAGCAGATTGTTGGTTGCAATTGTATGATCGGTGGTCTTCAGTTGATGATATTGGGTCCCTCTCTGTTATTTACCAGATGCTTGAATCTGATGTGGCAAAAGGTGTACTCTATTTCAGACAGTCTTTGCTTCTCCTCAG GTTGAACTGTCCTGAAGCTGCAATGCGGAGTTTACAATTAGCTCGTCAACATGCATCCAGCgaacatgaaaaattagtGTATGAGGGATGGATCTTATATGACACAGGTCACTGTGAGGAAGGGCTCCGTAAAGCAGAGGAAtctatcaaaatcaaaagatcttttgaGGCCTTTTTCTTGAAAGCATATGCACTGGCTGACTCTAGCGAAGATCCGTCCTGTTCCTCAACTGTCATTTCTCTCCTAGAAGATGCCTTGAAATGCCCCTCAGATAGGTTGCGGAAAGGCCAG GCTCTAAACAACCTCGGAAGTGTTTATGTGGACTGTGGGAAGTTGGATTTGGCAGCTGATTGCTACATTAATGCTCTTAAGATAAGGCACACCCGAGCTCACCAGGGCCTTGCTAGGGTTCATTTTCTCAAAAACGACAGGGCCGGTGCCTATGAAGAAATGACCAGATTGATTGAGAAAGCCCGGAATAATGCATCTGCCTATGAGAAAAGATCTGAATACTGTGATCGTGAACTAACAAAGACAGATCTGGAGATGGTCACCCGATTAGATCCACTTCGGGTGTACCCTTACAGATACAGAGCTGCAG TGTTGATGGATAGtcacaaagaaaaagaggCAATTGCAGAACTATCAAAGGCCATTGCGTTCAAAGCTGACCTTCACCTTCTGCATTTGAGGGCTGCATTCCATGAACACATTGGGGATGTCATGGGTGCGCTGCGAGACTGTCGAGCTGCTCTCTCTGTTGACCCAAACCATCAAGAGATGCTGGAGCTTCACAGCCGTGTAAACAGCCATGAGCCATGA